The proteins below come from a single Neospora caninum Liverpool complete genome, chromosome IX genomic window:
- a CDS encoding pyridoxal phosphate-dependent acyltransferase, related: protein MASSAAYFARGGTPFLGAGVEWASNLDFFQCAFLSASVLGILLAFFNDEVSSGSLRWSWIATQLLPITPFSSHVVYKDVESALAKAAKHKAGSKRVLEEFLAALHDGTVMVLLSKWSERALQRLAFYWRALMIKYTAKSRRQFFYQMQKVQLNLEIRPDETEMESYNDAKRYMKSKDLWPFAYEVSNVKDTQIVCEGVRAYPMSSYSYLDFVREPLVQEAALAAGRTWSTGNHGARMLGGNMRILRDLEKMVGRFFGREDSLLCATGFLATMSSICAVAKEGDLLVGDSRVHASLRSGMKLSGAKELTFRHNNWHHLQQTLAKHRRKYQNCWIIIESVYSMDGDIADLPIVRRLADQYNCRILLDEAHGLGVLGKTGRGLEEHFNMPGAADVIVGTFSKSIGGIGGYITGDKDLVEFLDFHAPGSVFSAPLTAYSAGGAMMAFELMQGEQSWRIAKAQENAKYLRHALQTGMGLWPKDYPAERKYELEGMACTTVIPVVFPNDGDRVFRVTQAMLKRGWMVAAAAYPACPLARPRIRVTATAAYTQKMMDEFVKSLVETTVECPPTDTLR from the exons ATGGCTTCCAGTGCAGCGTACTTTGCGCGGGGCGGAACCCCGTTTCTGGGCGCAGGTGTGGAATGGGCCTCTAATCTGGACTTCTTTCAATGCGCattcctctccgcgtctgtgTTGGGAATCCTCCTGGCGTTCTTCAACGACGAAGTGAGTTCGGGATCCCTCCGGTGGAGCTGGATCGCCACTCAGCTGCTGCCGATCACTCCCTTCTCCTCCCACGTCGTCTACAAAGACGTCGAGAGCGCGCTCGCCAAGGCGGCCAAGCACAAAGCGGGGAGCAAACGCGTCCTCGAGGagttcctcgccgccctccaCGATGGAACCGTCATGGTTCTCCTTTCCAAGTGGTCGGAGCGCGCCTTACAGCGCCTCGCGTTCTACTGGCGAGCGTTGATGATCAAGTACACCGCCAAGAGCCGGCGCCAATTCTTCTACCAAATGCAGAAAGTCCAGCTCAACCTCGAAATCAGACccgacgagacagaaatgGAGTCCTACAACGACGCCAAACGTTACATGAAATCCAAAGACCTTTGGCCCTTTGCCTACGAAGTCTCCAACGTCAAAGACACACAAATCGTTTGTGAAGGCGTTCGCGCCTACCCGATGAGTTCCTACAGCTACCTCGACTTCGTCAGAGAGCCTCTC GTTCAAGAAGCTGCGTTGGCGGCGGGCCGAACGTGGTCGACCGGGAATCACGGAGCCCGAATGTTGGGGGGGAACATGCGCATTTTGCGTGACTTGGAGAAGATGGTCGGCCGTTTCTTCGGCCGCGAAGACTCGCTGTTGTGTGCGACGGGCTTCCTGGCGACGATGAGTTCGATCTGCGCTGTGGCGAAGGAGGGCGATTTGCTGGTGGGCGACAGCCGCGTGCACGCAAGCTTACGGTCCGGGATGAAGCTGTCTGGCGCCAAGGAGTTGACTTTTCGCCACAACAACTGGCACCATCTGCAGCAGACGCTGGCGAAGCACCGCAGAAAGTACCAGAACTGCTGGATCATCATCGAGTCGGTGTACTCGATGGACGGCGACATCGCCGATCTGCCGATCGTGCGCCGCCTGGCCGACCAGTACAACTGCCGCATTCTCCTCGACGAGGCACACGGTCTCGGGGTGCTCGGAAAAACTGGTCGCGGACTCGAGGAGCACTTCAATATGCCCGGCGCGGCGGATGTGATTGTCGGAACCTTCAGCAAGTCGATTGGTGGCATCGGCGGCTACATCACCGGCGACAAAGACCTCGTCGAGTTTCTCGACTTCCACGCCCCCggcagcgtcttctccgcgccgCTCACTGCTTACTCCGCAGGCGGTGCCATGATGGCCTTTGAGCTTATGCAAGGCGAGCAGAGCTGGCGCATTGCGAAGGCCCAGGAGAACGCAAAGTACCTCAGACACGCACTGCAAACCGGCATGGGTCTGTGGCCGAAAGACTACCCCGCAGAACGAAAGTACGAGCTGGAGGGGATGGCGTGCACGACAGTCATCCCCGTTGTTTTCCCCAACGACGGCGaccgcgttttccgcgtcACCCAGGCCATGCTCAAGCGCGGTTGGATGGTTGCGGCTGCAGCCTACCCTGCTTGCCCCTTGGCCCGCCCCCGAATCCGCGTCACTGCCACCGCGGCATACACCCAAAAAATGATGGACGAATTCGTGAAAAGCCTCGTCGAAACCACTGTCGAGTGCCCGCCTACTGACACACTCCGATGA